The Rhipicephalus sanguineus isolate Rsan-2018 chromosome 10, BIME_Rsan_1.4, whole genome shotgun sequence genome segment attcgattccgcgaccttcgggtcagtagtcgagcaccaccactagaccaccgcggcaggtttGGGGAGAAAACAGTCGATCCTTCATCGAAGATTTGCGTCAGGATAAACATCAAATCAAGCTGATATTTTATAACACCGTTTTCTCTTTTGCAATGCGTAACCCTAGGCAGACAGTGAGCAGCATATTCAAATTGCCAAAATGTCTAACGTGTACATACGGTATAGCAGTTATACAATTTTTATGTACTAAATGTTGCCATGAGCCCATAGCAGTGCGCATGACGGcgaataagggggggggggttactgccgtacacacccccccccccccgttcgctTCCCCTCTTTATCCCCGGAAAGCCCGGCAGCAGGGCGTTGTCaagagatggcaaaattactGCTACAAAGCTATTATATTAATTACAAATTGATTTCCTTGAATTTCTTAAAACGCAATTAAATTAGATTACAGCTTACAGCTGGCCGAAAGTAACGACAGTACATTAGTATTACTTTTCAAATGTAATGCAGTTACATTGAAATTACTTTAACGAAAGCTCTTCAAGTAAATGTTATTCGAAGCTTCTAGTTCGGATGTTGCgcgtctttttacagcgaaagctgttatgagatcatttcaccggccgtttttggtgccgtagttgtccgccgccgccgccgccgccgccgccgccgccgctgccgccgccgccgcccgagtatcgctcgaaataagaaaaaagactaaataagaaaaaaattccaggatggaacgaggttcgaacctgggccctctgcgtgggagcccagtattcaacctctgagccatgccggtgcttgaaactgctttgcaaaaaggtcctatacaggcttcatgtcgggaaggaaccacattagcatatgcaatatagcgttgtaaaagagtagaataagcaccaagcgtcgcacaacgcgaatctgtaaccaggcgtcacacaatgcgaatcgcgcaacgagtaggttgttgaatgcttccaacccatcacaaagagctcttccataattcttcatcgtcatcacgcacagcatcaacaaagtgcgcataatgccttacatgcgtttagcaggtaccacggctgtctgtagaatgacgaaaaatggcacagtgcctactgccctacttctcaaaaattacaatgatttatagcgtagtgggttcctcgcaagtgcacttctgttggttgccaaggaagcccataaggctcccatgatccatttcctcagggtctcaataaagtcaattctctctctctctcgctctacgtttctctggttaaagtagtgttataaagcgtggtgggacagttaaataacgaccgggcgtcacacaatatgcattacgtaactagtgggtcgtttaaagcttccaacccattacaaagggcgcaaccataattattcatcgtcatcaaccgccgcatcaacaaactgcacataatcgcttacatatggtacctcgcttctccgcagaacaacgaataatgtcgtgctgggtgcttcccaacttcccaaaaattacgctttgtggcgtagtgggtacgttgctaatgtacctgtattagtagccacaggagagtttataacgggctctagaaatgccgctcttccagctttcgctgtgactgtgctgcgctttccgcgcaggcctggcgtttttttttttttttttctgtggatcTGCCACGTTTCCTCGCTTGAGAATAACTAGTCTTTTCCGCTTCTAACATATGGGTCCGAAACATGGAGCATAACAAGGCAACTGGAGTTGAGAACCACGCAAtgtgcaatggaacgaaaaacgGTTGTAGTATACATTgagagatcggaggacggcagaacGGATCAGGGAACGAACAGGGGTATAgcagatatcctagttgacattAACCCTTtaagacgccacctatgaagaactgtctgtatatgcgtcaaatcgatacagtgTTACTTCAAGGCattcgatattatattgcaacaaaaataatgccgtAATACGTTCACTTATGCGttttatagtaatcattcctaatcactttgtaattaaatatctgttcaTTCTGAAggcattcatgctctgttttttgcataaatataatgaaatctcaggctagaaatatagtgcaaattcgttttcggttatgtccatgttgaaccaagaaaaattatacttttgacgtgagTCGCGGCAAGAGGCACGTTCGAACGACTCGTCCAATATGGTAGggcctccagcaaagtgatcatatgcaacagtgcagtgcaaaatgaagttaaacgaagacaagtttattatgcaggaggttcaattcatccaaagctcaatgtatcgtgctgtttcttagcccctagtcgatacaaatagcagaagcaagtggtgtacacaattgtgtagatagcgtctcaaagggttaagcgaaagaaatggacctgggctgaccacgtaatgcgtaggaccgacaaccggtggacagtaagaaCAACAGAAtgtttaccaagggatgggaagcgcagtcgaggaaggcaaaGAGTTAGATGGAGGGACGAAATTAAAACGTTCGCAGGGatgaaatggaatcagctcgtaCAGGATAGGGTAAAGTGGAGatattgggagaggccttcgacATGCAGgagaatgacgatgatgatatatTTCATTCATTTTGTGGCCAATCTATTTTATGCCATAATGGAAGCAGATTTGTCATTTCTAAGCCAAAAATAATTGGAAAAGTAACGAGAAATTTTCTTGGAGTTGGGCCAGCGGAGCCGTGGAGTAGGGACACCAGCCAATGGCGACGCGCCACCTTCAGGGGAAGCACAACTTCTACGTGTGCAATTACAGTTTATTCTATCTAGCTCTCTactcgcttgaagtaattcattacaaTAGTCATTACAGCAAAGAGAAGTTCTCAGGGGAAGATGAAAGcacgaagagatgaaaaatttcgtgaacacggggtgtcgctagagccgacgtttcgacaagcaaacttgtcttctaaagacactaaagagcaaaacgatttttctcgcattagtaaagtagtcttccacgataccaaaaacaccacgcttgctgcgagaagacgcttaataagcgagaaaacgcgcaaaatgaaaatacaggtggcgacgccaccatggaattcctgcaccatttgccgtgacgtcacatagttttgacggcgcctgcttgggcctacgtagttcctaatcggttaaatcgaagtacattgtcctctgagggggccagagacttgacatacgagtttgtagaaatttcgtcgagccattggcgccaaaatacgttaaatgctcctTGAAAtcctttacgtcacgaattagaaagttcggcgcgaaatttaaaaaatgaaacttttaactcagttttctcctctaataataaacctatggtggtgaaataaactacacaagagttccccGAGGACACCTTATCAATTTAAACcagttcattgtttctctttagtgtccctttaaagaagccCTCAAGAAGacaaagtccgcttgtcgaaacgtcggctccggcgacaccccgtgttcacgaatatTTCTTCTCATCACAGCAAAgagtaatttaattactgtaattCCATTCCTTTAGTTTTATTACTGCGAAGTCCAGTTCATCTTATAGTAATACGCTGAGTCGGCATGCTCAGACTGCCTTCAAGAAAAAGGAGCAACCTGTTTACATTGCTTGGAAGTCACAAATGCGTACAGATTTTGTCAAAGGTCCCAAAGCCGCTGCAGGAAGTCGGAGCTTTAACCTGGATCCCGAGCTCGTCTGCAGCGCTCCTGGGGTGCTCCAGGCGAATGAGCAGTAGTGTTCATCGGCgttggcaggggggtgcaaaaggggcactggCACCCCCCAAGCTACACCAACGCTTGCCCCCCTCACCCAAACCACACCAGTGCTCCCCCACCTCTCCCACCATGATACAACACGGGTTGCACCCCCGAGTAGGGGCGTAGCCTAAGAGGGGGCGGGAGGCTGAGGGGGTTCAAACCATCCccccaaaattttcaattttgcttccttatatatacacgcgcacatacgtacgcacgcacgaacatacatagagtatggctgaaccccccccccccccccccaccgaaaaaaaatttctgcttcCGCGCCTTGCCCCAAGACAaaaccctgccgacgcccatggtagTGTTCCGTTATTTCATCGGGGTTTGTGTATAATGGTTATATGCTTATCAAGAGTGGGGCATACGTAGTGAAGGAAAAAAATGGAGAAGAGACTTCGACACTTCGCCGCTAGCTGCGTTGAACCCTGATCTTTCCTGAAGAACTTTCCGAAAAATTGACGTCGTGCGGGTGTTAGCTTTCCTTTGAAGGCAATGTGTGGTAAGTATACTTTGCTTACACTCATTTGATCTTTTCCTGCTCAAAGCTTGACAGCAGCGTGAGCTCAGGCTGTGTTTGTTTACAAAAACACCCAGATCGCGACGCGTACGATCGCAGGCGTGTGAGGGACGTGTCCACGTATGGCAGATGTTAAAAGCAACCCAACCCGGATGTCGCAAATGTACAGTCGTCCACAAAATATAGGGACTACGCGTCCGCGTGGCGAAATTGCCCTTGGCGCCGTCTATTGGCGAACCGTCTGCTGTCGAGGTCATTGctcggcaaatgcgcggccaGAGATATATGCTatcgacagcagacggcttgtCACTAGATGGCGCAGCCAGCAATTTCTTCACGCGCTGGCCTGGTCTGTGCTATTTTGTGGCCGACTGTACTGGTATGAACGTAATGGGCGTTTTAAAAAAATGTGGGTGCAAAGAGGAAGACAAATTAAAGTGGCGCGAGAGCTTACAAAAGCCATGCTAGCCCAAAGCTGGTCAGACCAAAACGAGTGGCCTGAAATCTGAAGTTTGCGCGCATAAAAAGGTTTGGATTGTCATGGTCTCGAGGGTGCAGTCGACGCAAGAACCGCCGTCTTGTACCTTTGCGGAAGGAGACACGAGAGCTGGTGACATTAGTTCTGTAAACTCGGCTTCGGCCGCTGAAACGTACCGCCACCTCAGGTCAACGTTAGGCGCATGAAGACATGCAAGGGTGAAATGTGTCAGATCCCTAGCTATTCTCTCGGGCATACCCACCCTCCCATGCATGCATGCTGCTAAACTCCACTCCCGCACATGAGCAACAATCACGACACAGCAGCTGACCACGTCATGGGTATCCGGAGTGCTATATTAATCAGGTAAGCTGCCGTGGAGCTAACCTACAGTTCTTAACCACTTTATGAAAACGACCTATTAAACTGCTTATTCCTATGGCTCAACTACTGTATTGGTTACCACAACGTTGTACCTGTAGCAACAAACCATTTGACACGAACGAATCTCTGACGAGCGCAGACCTCTTCAGAGAGGGAGTAGCATATCGTATGTTTAAATCCTGCAACTTTGGAAGTGTCCCGACCACGACAAAAATAAGTCTCACCATGAAAATAATTTAAACCAACAAGGTTTATGCCATTTTGCTCAAATAGAGGAAAACCGAAACAACATGAGACACGCTGAAGCAACTCCTCGTGATTGCATGATCACACCGTATTGTTTCGATCTGAGATGCTGAGCTCTTGTGAGCTGATTGTCCTTTGTAGGAAGACCACCCGGAAACGCGAAGTGCTGAGATTAAAATATTCTGAAGCGAATTACTCGAAATCAGTCTCCTTAATCGAGCAAGCTAACCGGTGTTATGATAGTAGTATACATTgagagatcggaggacggcaggACGGATCAGGGAACGGACAGCGGTATATAgcagatatcctagttgacattAGGCGAAAGAAATGAACCTGgactggccacgtaatgcgtaggacagagaaCCGGTGGACAGTACAGAGCAAGAGAATGGTTACCAGGGAtggggaaacgcagtcgaggaaggcaaaGAGTTTGATcggagtgacgaaattaaaaaGTTCGCCGGGATAAATGGAATCAAACTGTAGATATTGGGAGAGGTCTTTGTCATGCAGGGGACTAAAACacgctgagaatgatgatgatgatatttttcatTCATTTTGTGGTCAATTTTTTTATGCTGTAATGGAAGCAGAATTGTCATTTCTAAGCCAAAAGTAATTGGAAAAGTAATGAGAAATTTTCTTTGAGTTGGACCAGCGGAGCCCTGGAGTAGATGCCCCGACCAATGGCGAAGCGCTATATAGCTTCAGGGCAAACACAACTTCTACGTTCGCAATTACAGTTTATTCTATCTAACTCTCTACTCACTTGAAGTAATTCGTTACGTTACTCATTACAGCAAAGAGAAGTTCTCAgaggaagacggaagcttgaagagatgaaaaatttcgTGAACACggcgtgtcgctggagccgacgtttcgacaagctgaCTCGTCTTCATCAGGGCAGCAACCAGTGCTGCTTTAAAGAACTGGTTGCAGCAACCTGTTGCAGCCctaaagaagacaagtccacttgtcgaaacgtcggctccagcggcaCCTCgtattcacgaatttttcatctcataCAGCAAAGAGTAAATTAAGTGATGCAGTTCCATTCCTTTAACTTCATTACTGCAAGTCTAGTTCATTCTACAGTATGCCGCTGTGTCGGCATGCTGAGACTGCCTTCAAGAAAAAGGAGCAACTTGTTTACATTGCTTGGAAGTCACAAATGCGTACAGATTTTGTCAAAGATCCCAAAGCCGCTGCAGGAAGTCGGAGCTTTAACCTGGATCCCGAGCTCGTCTGCAGCGCTCCTGGGGTGCTCCAGGCGAATGAACAGTAGTGTTCATGGGCgttggcaggggggtgcaaaaggggcactggCACCCCccaagccacaccaacgtttgcccccacccaagccacACCAGTGCTCCCCCACCTCTCCCACCATGATGCAACACGGGTTGCACccccaagcaggggcgtagcctaggcggggggggggggctgaggggGTTTAAACTCTCCccccaaaattttcaattttgcttcctGATATGtagacacgcacacaaacacgcgcacgcacgaacatacataaagtatggctgaacaccccccccccccccggaaaaaaatttctggctgtgcCCCCGCCCCCAAGAGACAAAactctgccgacgcccatggtagAGTTCCGTTTTTTGATCGGGGTTTGTATATAATGGTTATATGCTTATCAAGAGTGGGACATTCGTAGTGAAGGAAAAAATGGAAGAGAGACTTCGACACTTCTCTGCTAGCTGCGTTCAACCTTGATCTTTGCTGAGGAACTTTCTGAAAAATTGACGTCGTGCATGTGTTCTATAGCTTTCCTTCGAAGGCAATGTGTGGTAAGTAGATTTTGCTTATACTTACTTGATCTTTTCCTGCTCAAAGCATGACAGCAGCGCTGCCGCATATTTGTGAGCTAAGGCTGTGTTTGTTTACGAATACACCCAGATTGCTACGCGTACGATCCCACGCGTGTAAGGGACGTGTCCACGTTTGGCAGATGACAAAAGCGACCCAACCCAGATGTCGAAGACGTGCAGTCGTCCACAAAACAATACGgactacgcgaccgcgtgacgaAATTGCCCTTGGCACCGTCTATTGCCGAACCGTCTGCTGTCGAGGTCATTGCTCTGGCAAATTCGCGGCCAGAgctatgctctcgacagcagacggcttgtCACTAGACGGCGCAGCCGGCAATTTcgtcacgcgctcgcgtggtccgtgcTATTTTGTGGCCGACTGTACTGGCTATGAACGTGATGTGCGTTTTAAAAAAATGTGGGTGCAAAGAGGAAGACAAGTTAAAGCGGCGCGAGAGCTTACAAAAGCCTAGCTAGCCCACAGATGGCCAGACCAAAACAACGAATGGCCTGAAATCTGAAGTTGGCGCGCCTAATAAGGTTTGGGATTGTCGTAGTCTCGATAGTGCAGTTGACGCAAGAACCGCCATCGTGTGCCTTTGTGGAAGGAGACACGAGAGCTGGTTATATTAGTGCTATAGACTCGGCTTCGGCCGCTGAAACATAACGCACCCTGAGCTCAACGTTAGGCCATGCAGACATGCAAGGGTGAAATGTGTGAGACCCCTAGCTACTCTGTCGGgatacgcatgcatgcatgcatgcatgctgctAAACTCCACTCCCGCACATGAGAAACAATCACGACCCAGCAGCTCACCACGTCACGAGTACCCGGAGTGCTATATTAATGAGAGAAGCTTCCGTGGAACTAACCGAGAGTTCTCAACCACTTCATGAAAAAAAAGCTATTAGGCTGCTCACTCCTATGGCTCAACTACTGTATTGGTTACCACAACGTTGCACCTGTAGAAACAAACCATTTGGCACGTACGAGTCTCTGACGAGCGCAGACCTCTTCAGAGAGGGAGTAGCATGTCGTATGTTCAAATCCTGCAACTTTGAAAGTGTCCCGACCAGGAAAAAAAGTAATCTCACCATGAAAACAATTTAAACCAACAAGGTTTATGCCATTTTGTCCAAACAGAGCAAAACCGAAACAACATGAGACACGCTGAAGCTACTTCTCGTGATTGCATGGTCGCTCCCAGTTCTCTGGTATTCTTTCGATCTGAGATAATGAGCTCTTGTGAGCTGATTGTTTTTTTATAGGAAGACCGTGCACCCGGGAACGCGAAGTGCTGAGATTAAATTATTCTGAAGCGAATTACTCGGAATCCGGCCGTCTCCTTAAAAGAGCGTGCTAACAGGTGTCTGCGACAAAGATTTCGTCTCTTAGCAACTCTCCATGGATGTCTCAGCCGCAGAAAGCACGTGCAGGTACACAGAGCGGTAGAGATGGCATACTCATAAAAGTAATCAAATTAGATTGTTTCCTCGAATTGTCTAGCATATAATTGAATTACAGCACAAATTACAAATGGCCGAAGTAGTGACATTACAATTACTTTTGAAATTAATGCGCTTACTTTGAAAGGCTTCGAATGCTACTTGGCTTTTCTATGGGCCTCCCTAGTTCCCAAGCTTGAAGTTTAGCACTGAGATTAATTGTGTCTTCGTTATTTGTCCTTCCTTTCTTGGTCAATATTTTATGCCATCAGAAAATAatttttacgtccaaaaaccgcgatatgattatgagggacgctgtagttgaggggtgcggaaattttgaccatctggtgttctttaatgtgcacctaaatttaagtacgagggcccaagcatttcgcctccatcgaaatgcggccgccatggcagggactcgatcccgcgaccttcgggtattGCTCAATAGTCCAGCACCATAGttaccagaccaccgtggcgggtatgccATAAGGGAAGCTGACGTGTTATATCGTAGTCAAAAGTAATTGGAAAGgtaatgagtaattttcttgaaattgTTCGTCGGAAATAATTCATTGTATTACTAAATTACTAACATGCAGAAATAATTCATTATGTATTACTCATTACATCAAAAAGTAATTTATTTATCGTAATTCCATCAGTGCCAAGTCTGCAAAATGGCAAACCCGACCGAATCCTTCGGCTTCGCACGAGCAACGCTTTACACACTTAGGCGAGACAAGGCGGCCTGTGTCAGCTCCGCTGCAGCTTCGCTCGTCTTTCCAGTGAGCCCCCGCACCCTTTGCACGAGGCTCGCACTCGTTCGCACTTTCTTCAGTGCCTCCGCCCCTTCGGCGTCGCTCTTTGCATCGCCACGCGCGCGCACAAACTCGGCCGCCTTCTCGTGAAGGCGAACGTTCCTCTTCAGAAGCTCTCCCATCTCGAGGACACCCTCGACGTCATCCTCCGGGTCGCAGGAAACCATGAGTGCCGTCACACTGTAGTTCTTCCTCAGACCCCGCAGTATCGTCCCCAATATGTCCGCCGTGATTCCCCAGTACTCGCAGACGGAGACTTCATTCAGAACGTCGTTGACGGCAAGAAGCTCCGAGAGGGCCGTTGCCACTTCCGGCGTCAAAACGTCTACGAACATGTCGAAGGAGGTGACGGAACGGTTCTCCTTCAGAGCATCCAGAACTTTGACCAGTTGATATTCGTTGCCCGTTTTGACGAACATGAGGTTCTGGATTCTCTTGAGTGTCGTCGTCCTTTTCACGACCGAGGCGATGCCGTCCGCTAGTTCGTCGAACGTGTCGTCACTGGGGTAGAAGTGGAGCATGGTGACTGAAGTGTCGGAGGCCACGGCGTCGAAGAAGTCACGCAGGACGTCCCGGTCCACCGTAGCGGTGACGCTGACCGAGAGCTCGGGCCAACACGCCTTCTGACCGACAAGCCTGGTGAGCAGGGGCAGAAGTTTCTCGGTCCACAGGATGCGAAACCTCCTGAAGACGTCCGTGTTGCCATACTGCTCCAGCGACGCTGCCGTTTTGTCGTCTTCCACGAAACACGTGTCGAAAATGTCCACCAACTCGAGCGTAGAGTTCACCGTCAGCAACTCCGCGAACGCGATCATGGTCTCGGAAGACAGCTTCACCTGCCCCAAGGTAAACTTCTTGAGCGTGTCGTTCAGCTTTAGTGCTTCGATGAGCGATGCTGCACCCTCGTCGCCACCGCAGGAGCACCAAAGGCCAAATTCCTTCAGTCTTTTGTTCCCGCGTAGATAAGCCGCGATGTTATTCGCGACCACAGTCCCCACGTTCCCACAGAGCAAGTCCAGGAAGCTCAGGTTGCTAAACACTCCGGAAAGGTTAACGCTGAACTCTTGCTCTCCGCATTCAATGTTACGCAAATGAAGTTCTTCGAGCGAAGAACATCCTTCCAGGTCCTCAAATGTGACCTTGAACGCACTGAATGGCATATTCCATATGCAAAGCTTCCTCAAGGATGGACTCGTGCTCAACAGACGCCTAAGCACAACGGCATCCTTCTCCGAGATCTCCCAATATTCGAGCGCTGACTTGGGTTGCGAGCAATCACTTCCTGCACACGCGGGGTTGTTGAATAGGACATTGTACTCCAACCCTTTCTTGAAAAGCTCGTTGACTTCAACGTCTTGGCAGTTTCTATCGCTTTCAACTTCCTCGGACATGTTAACAGTACAACAATACCGTCGAATAAAAAAACGTCTTTGTTTTTATAGTAAAAGCCGATGAACAGGCATTGATCGAGTAAATCTTGAAGATGCTACCAGAGGCAAAGTATCATCGAAAGGTTGCTCTTCGAACGCCTTCCAACTTTCAAATAATTAGGCTGAACGATGGGGTAATGCGGTCGCCCAGCTTGTAAGAATTTATCAGCTGCTGTCAGCTCTTCTTGAAGTGCTGATGGGGCTGCGACACCTGGTGTAGACTGGAACCGGAGTTCTACGCAACGACCGTGTTCGTTGAGGGCTTTTATGAGGCAATTGGTCAAACCTCGGTGAATcctagaagtgaaaaaaaaaacgaaaaagcacaAGTGAATTACAATAATACGAGCGAGGTGACTTCGGTGCATAACTAAATCAAAACAATGCACCGAACCGCCAGCAGTTTCGCATTCGAAATGCACCATCGCTTTCCGTAGATTTCCTTGGCGTATTTTAACTTCGCTAATGTAAGCCGTTCGAAGTAATTGTATACGTTGGTGGATGGCACATAAAGCTCACACGTCATTGTTGAATTCAAACTATGGAGGTACATTCCTGCATGGTTCATTCCAGCAGTGTACTCACATGTCTAGAACAAAATTCTTTGCTGATACAGAATTATTTGTTGATTAGCTGTAGAAATTTGCTTCAATTTTATTCAGTTTCTTCGT includes the following:
- the LOC119371983 gene encoding NLR family CARD domain-containing protein 3 isoform X1; translation: MSEEVESDRNCQDVEVNELFKKGLEYNVLFNNPACAGSDCSQPKSALEYWEISEKDAVVLRRLLSTSPSLRKLCIWNMPFSAFKVTFEDLEGCSSLEELHLRNIECGEQEFSVNLSGVFSNLSFLDLLCGNVGTVVANNIAAYLRGNKRLKEFGLWCSCGGDEGAASLIEALKLNDTLKKFTLGQVKLSSETMIAFAELLTVNSTLELVDIFDTCFVEDDKTAASLEQYGNTDVFRRFRILWTEKLLPLLTRLVGQKACWPELSVSVTATVDRDVLRDFFDAVASDTSVTMLHFYPSDDTFDELADGIASVVKRTTTLKRIQNLMFVKTGNEYQLVKVLDALKENRSVTSFDMFVDVLTPEVATALSELLAVNDVLNEVSVCEYWGITADILGTILRGLRKNYSVTALMVSCDPEDDVEGVLEMGELLKRNVRLHEKAAEFVRARGDAKSDAEGAEALKKVRTSASLVQRVRGLTGKTSEAAAELTQAALSRLSV